The genome window TCCGCGAGAAGCTCTGCGAGATCGTCTCCGACCGCCCGGCCCACTTTGCCAGCAACTTGGGCGTCGTGGAACTGTGCCTCGCGCTGCACCTGACGTTCGACTTCTCCAAGGACCGGCTGATCTGGGACACGGGACACCAGATCTACCCGCACAAGCTGATCACCGGCCGGTTCCACGAGTTCAATACGATCCGCCGCAAGGGGGGCCTGATGGGCTATCCCCACCCCGGCGAGAGCGATTACGACCTGTTCATGACCGGCCACGCCGGCGCGTCGGTCTCGACCGCCCTGGGACTGCGGGCGGGCGATGACCTCGTCCATCCGGAAGAGGGACGCCGGTCAGTCGCGGTCATCGGCGACGGCGCGCTGCCGTCGGGAGTCGTGTTCGAGGCGTTCAACAACGCGGCCGAGCTCGACAAGAATTTCCTCGTCATCCTCAACGACAACAAGATGGGGATCTGTCCCCGCGTTGGGGGACTGGCGAAGTATCTCGATCACGCCCGCGTCGCGCCGTTCTACAACGGTCTCAAGAAGGACATCTCCTGGCTCCTCAACAAGGTGCCGTTCGTCGGCGAGCCGACGAAGGAGATGCTGGGCGGGATCAAGGACGCGGTCCGAAACTTCGTCCACGGCGGCCGGCTCTTTGAGGAGCTCGGGTTCCGCTACATCGGGCCGGTCGACGGCCACGACCTCAAGTCGCTCCGCGAATACCTGGAGATGGTCAAGGACGTGAAGGGGCCGGTCCTCCTGCACGTCTTCACCGAGAAGGGGCGGGGCTTCAAGTTTGCCGAGAAGGACCCGGTGGCGTTCCACACACCGGCGCCGTTCTGCCGCTCGGACGACGACGAAGAAGGGGTCCAGTTCCTCAAGAAGCCCGCCTCCCGGGCCTACACCGACGCCGTCAGCGACGCCATCCACGCCGCGATGGAGCGGGACGCGCGGGTCTGCGTGCTGACCGCCGCCATGTGCGAGGGGAACAAGCTCCAGAAGATCCGCGCCGATTTCCCGAACCGGTTCTTCGACGTCGGGATCTGCGAAGGCCACGCGGTCGCCTTCGCCGGCGGGATGGCCAAGGCGGGGATGCGGCCGATCGTCGACATCTACAGCACGTTCCTGCAGCGGAGCTACGACCACATCTTCCAGGAAGTGGCGCTCCAGAACCTGCCGGTAACGTTCTGCCTCGACCGGGCCGGCGTCGTCGGGGCCGACGGTCCGACGCACCACGGGGCGTACGACAACACCTACATGCGGAGTTTTCCGAACATCGTCGTCATGGCTCCCGGCGACGAACAGGACGTGGTCCCGATGCTCGATCTGGCCCTCTCGCATCCGGGCCCGACGTCGATCCGTTACCCGAAGACCAACGTCGCCACGGTCGGCCGGACCTCGACGCAGATCGAGCTTGGCCGTTCGGAAGTCTACCGCTGGGGTGAGGACGGGATGTTCGTCGCCTTCGGCGTTCAGTTCATCGACTGCGTGAAGGCGGCGGAACTGCTGAAGGCCGAGGGGATTGACGTCGGCGTCATCAACGCCCGGTTCCTCCGCCCGCTTGACACCGAGGTGATCTTCAAGGCGATCGAGTCGAGCGGATTCGTCATCACGGTCGAGGAGAGCACGCTGAACGGCGGCTTCGGTTCGGCGGTCCTGGAGGCGGCGAACGATGCCGGCCTCGACACGCGGAACGTGCGTCGCGTCGGCCTGCCGGACCGGTTCGTGGACGTCGCCGAACGAGCGGAGCAGCTTGCGGAAGTCGGCCTCGACATCGCCGGGCTGGCCAAGACCGCCCGGGCGCTGCATCAGGCCCGCGCCGGAGTGGCTGTCGGACATCCGTCGTAGGCGTCGGGCTGAGTGATCGCGAGGCTAAAGCTCATCGGGCGCGACATCGTGTTGCGCCCGATGACGGACCGTCAAAACCTCGACGGTCGATTCTATGATTCGGAACAGCACGCGATGCGTCTTTTCGCGGCCGCTTCCATACAGCAGCTCGCGAATCGGAAAGTCGAACGCGTCGCTCTCCCGGGCCAACGGAAACCGCTCGGGAGACTCGGCGAGGAGAGCGAGTTCTCGCGATAAGCCGTTCAGCCAGCGTGACGCGACGTCCACCGATCGCGACCGCTCCAGGTAGAAGTCTACGGCCTGTCGAATCCGGAGCTTGGCCCGCGGCAGAATGACGACCCGATAGCGCATGTCCCGAGTCCTACCGGGCGGGCTCGGAGCCAGGCAGGCTCGAGAGAAGTTCCTGCATCACGGAGTCCAGGGGCTCCTGCGATCCTGCACCCGACTGGCGAAGACTTTCTCGAATGTCGGAGAGCGTTTCCGCTGCCTCCTGCTCCTGCCGCCACTGGACCAGGCATTGCTCGAGTGTCGGGGTCGGTGTGGAAGACTCCATGCAGGATTTTGCGAATCGATGGAAGCCTTCCAGTTCCTGAAGGGATGACGCCATCGCGAGTTCTGGTCCTTTTTTCCCTGGGGCTTGGAAGTCCGGAATCACACCGCCCTCCGGAGTCTTTGACATTCTAACCTTTCAGGAAGGCCGGCGGACCATACAATTTCCGCGGCCGTCCCCCCCGCGCTCCCCAATCTGTCCTCCGGACTTTCCGTTTCCACTGATCATCGAATGCGTTACGAAAACGTCTGTGTTGAGGGGTTTACCTGCCTGCTGCCGCCGAATGTGGTGACGTCAGAGCAGATCGAGCAGCGGCTGTCGCCTGTCTACGAGCGGCTGGGGCTGCATTCCGGCCGGCTGGAGCTGATGACCGGGATCCGGGAGCGGCGGCACTTTGATGCCGATGCGCGGCCCGGAGTCATGAGTGCCAAGTGCGCGGAGCGGGCGGTCCGGATGTCGGGGATCGACCGGAGTGAGATCGGGGTTCTGATCCACGGGTCGGTCTGTCGCGACCAGATGGAGCCGGCGACTGCGTGCTCCGTTCACCATGCGATCGGCCTGCCGGCTTCGGCTCTGGCGATGGACATCAGCAATGCCTGTCTGGGTCTGCTGAACGGGATGGTCATAATCGCCAACATGATCGAGCTCGGTCAGATCCGGGCGGGGATCGTGGTGGGGACGGAGATCGGTCTGCCGCTCGTCGAAGGGACGATTGACCGGCTGCTGAAGGATCCGAATGTCACCCGGCAGTCGCTCAAGCTGGAGCTGGCGTCGCTGACGATCGGGTCGAGCTCGGCGGCGGTTGTGCTGTGCGACCGGAGTTTGAGCCGGACGGGGACGCGGCTGATCGGCGGGGCGTGCTTTGCCGATACGGCGAGTCACGAGTTGTGCGCCGGTGGCGACAGCACTTTGAGCTGCGGTGACAATCGGCCGCAGATGAGCACGGATTCCGAGACCCTGCTGCATGCCGGCGTGACGCTGGCGACGCGGACGTGGGCGGAACTGCGGCGGTCGCTCGGGTGGACCAACGAGATGGTGGACAAGGTGTTCACGCATCAGGTCGGAAAGGCGCACCGGAAGCTGTTGCTGCAACGGCTGGGGTTGCGGGAGGAGCTGGACTATCCGACGGTGGAGCTTCTTGGCAACACCGGGGCTGCGGCGTTGCCGACCGCGGTGGCGCTCGGCGTCGGAGCGGGGCATGTCACGCCTGGTGATCGTGTGGCGCTGCTGGGGATCGGGAGTGGTCTCAACAGTGTGATGCTGGGTCTGCAGTGGGGTCAGGTGAGCTGAACGGCCTGTTCTAACCGGGTCCAGGGGGACCCTGGTCAGGGGGTGCAGGGGGCAGAATGCCTCTTGCCCGCCGGAGGCCTGGCCGTCGAGAGATGTCTGAAGGAGGGCGTGTCCAAACGCGGACAACGTGCCGGATGCCCCCTCACCAACCCGCGGGGATTGCAAAGCCAGCGGTGTCGATTGAGGGAGTCCTCAACGCTGGTACCACAAGGGGGACATCCGTTGTTGACCACGGTTCCTCATCGAAAATGCCTCCGGCGGCAAGGGGGCGTGGCCCCCTTGACCCCAGGCTGCCGTAGCACGTTGGGTTTGAGCTATCAGCGTCGTGCCGGCGAGGACGCCGTTGGAGCTGTCGAGATGTGGGTCGGCGCGCGTATGATCAGCACGTCGCTGAGGGCCGACCTTCGTGAACGGTGCTGACATGAACACCACCTGTCCCGTCTCACTCGATCCGGAGATCCGCCGGCAGGCGAAACCCTGGGCCATCCTGGGACTCGCCAGCTTCCCAGTCTTCTTCCTGTTCGCGCTTGCCCTGTTCGTCGCCCAAGCCTACGGCGTCGTCGATGCCTACACGATGTTTCGATGCGTTTTCGTGGCAGCGGCCGGCAGGCGGGTCGTCAGCCACCTCGCCGTCCGCAAGGTTCAAATCATCAGCGGCGAAACCCCCGAACCGTGGACGCGAACTCTCGTGGTGGCGAGCCTGATCGTCCTCTTTGCGATTGTCCTCGGGACGAACTGGTCGTCTGCATAACCGAGAGGCCATCGCATCAGCCATCACTCGGCGGATCAGCGGCCCGCTTCTACGGCTCGACCTTCCGGTACGTCGCACACGACCGGGGCGTCTCCCAGAGCGAGACCTCCACGACCGGAAAGCCGTGACTGACGGCATAGTCGTAGATCAACCGGGCGATGTTCTCCGCCGTCGGGTTGTCCTGGATCGTGAAGATCGGCTCACCCTGCGACCGCAGAAACGCCAGCGCCGGATCCCGCTCGCAGAGGATCATCCGGTGATCGAGCTCATCGTCGATCCAGGTCCGGATCGCGGACTTGATATCGCCGAAGTCGATCAGCATCCCGCGGTCATCGAGCTGGGCCCCTTCCATCACGATCACGGCCCGGCCGTTGTGACCGTGCAGATGCCGGCACTTGCCGCTGTAGTTCAGCAGCCGATGACCGTAACAGAACTCGATTTCCTGGCTGACGCGAAACATCCCTGACCTGACGAACGACCCCACCGGACAACAACGCCGGCCCGAATCTTACGAGGATTGGCCCGCAAAGGAAGATTGCGGCCCACACTTGGGAGCGACCGCACGAGCCATTCGAGATCGGGGGCGGTCAGTTCCAGCTGAACGGCGCCCGATCGTTCGGGAATCGTGCGGCCCGCGGGGGCTCGGCGGCGTCCCGTAGATTCGCGGCGACGGTGGGAGCCAGCGGCTGCGGATCCGGCAGCGTGGCGATCTCCGCGTCTTCAAGGAGTCCCGACGCGGCCAGCCGGACGAGCGAGGCGAGCGCGACGCGGTCGATCAGCGTCGACGTCACCGTGGGGGGGAGAGGGGCGCCCAGGTAAAGGTCCACCGCCTCCAGAAGCTCTCGAGTCACTTCCATCTCGTCGGCGGGGCCGGCGGCTTCGGGGAGTGGTTGTACGGCCACGACCTCGATCCCCTGCCGGATGGCGATGAGCTCCTTCATCTCCGCCAAGGCGACGCCCCGGACCGCCAGCAGCAGCCCTTCGGGACGTTCCACCGCACTCAGAACGCGGCAGAGACAATCGGCGGTCCCCGACAGGATCAGGAATTCGCCGCTGAGACGCAGCAGCTCCAGGAGCGGGCGGGTGGGGGCCAGGTCGGCCGCGACGGTCAGGATCCGGGTTTCGTCCACGGCGACACAGCGTCCGGTCCAGGGAACCCTGGGGGCGTAGCCGGTGAAGGGGGCGAAGTCGGGAGAGTTGGTAGCAGGATTCATTGCACCACAGATCAGCAAGTCAGAGGAGGGGAGGCCCGGAGGAGTCCGGCAACGGGGGCTGTCGGAATCCGGAGAGACGCGGGATCCGGTCGGCGGGGAGCCGGGCTCCGTGGGGATACTCGCGTCCAGCGTGGATCAGCTCGGCGAAACAGTCCTCCATCGCCCGCTCGAACCCGGTCAGGTCGAGGCCGGCATAGGAAGGGAGATAGGGTTTCAGATACCGGACGTGGGACTCGTACATCTTGCGGGCCCCGGACAGGTTTCCCTCGCCGAAGTGGAACAGGGCCACCGCGGCGTGGATCAGTCCCTGCAGGAAGTCGCGAGACTCGGAATAGGTTTCGGACCAGAGCTCTTCGAGGACGTCGTGACAGGCGAAGAACTCTTCGGCGTCGAATAGCCGAATGGCTTCGTCGAATCGTTCCGCTTGCTCCTTCTCGATGTCGTCCATTGGGCGACGAGACCTCCCTGGTCGAAACACGGATCCTCCGCGCCGGTCCGATGCGGCCTGGGGCCGGAGTCGTTCCGGGCGCCGCGGGAAACGGACGGAGGAGACTGATATCATCCTCCGCTCCGTCTGCGAGCGGCGCTCTTCGCGGTCCGGATGATCCAGACGCGCGACCGTTGGTCCGCGGTGGGGACGTTCGGCTCGCGGAGTCTAAAAGGGATGCAGCGCGACTGTCCAAGAGTTTCCGATGGCAATTCCTAAGAAAACGTCACGCAAACCCCGTAAGTCC of Planctomyces sp. SH-PL14 contains these proteins:
- a CDS encoding 6-pyruvoyl trahydropterin synthase family protein, coding for MFRVSQEIEFCYGHRLLNYSGKCRHLHGHNGRAVIVMEGAQLDDRGMLIDFGDIKSAIRTWIDDELDHRMILCERDPALAFLRSQGEPIFTIQDNPTAENIARLIYDYAVSHGFPVVEVSLWETPRSCATYRKVEP
- a CDS encoding 3-oxoacyl-ACP synthase III, which codes for MRYENVCVEGFTCLLPPNVVTSEQIEQRLSPVYERLGLHSGRLELMTGIRERRHFDADARPGVMSAKCAERAVRMSGIDRSEIGVLIHGSVCRDQMEPATACSVHHAIGLPASALAMDISNACLGLLNGMVIIANMIELGQIRAGIVVGTEIGLPLVEGTIDRLLKDPNVTRQSLKLELASLTIGSSSAAVVLCDRSLSRTGTRLIGGACFADTASHELCAGGDSTLSCGDNRPQMSTDSETLLHAGVTLATRTWAELRRSLGWTNEMVDKVFTHQVGKAHRKLLLQRLGLREELDYPTVELLGNTGAAALPTAVALGVGAGHVTPGDRVALLGIGSGLNSVMLGLQWGQVS
- a CDS encoding type II toxin-antitoxin system RelE/ParE family toxin — protein: MRYRVVILPRAKLRIRQAVDFYLERSRSVDVASRWLNGLSRELALLAESPERFPLARESDAFDFPIRELLYGSGREKTHRVLFRIIESTVEVLTVRHRAQHDVAPDEL
- a CDS encoding DUF309 domain-containing protein, whose product is MDDIEKEQAERFDEAIRLFDAEEFFACHDVLEELWSETYSESRDFLQGLIHAAVALFHFGEGNLSGARKMYESHVRYLKPYLPSYAGLDLTGFERAMEDCFAELIHAGREYPHGARLPADRIPRLSGFRQPPLPDSSGPPLL
- the dxs gene encoding 1-deoxy-D-xylulose-5-phosphate synthase, with amino-acid sequence MEFELLPLIGSPEELRSLNDAQLEQVAVEIREKLCEIVSDRPAHFASNLGVVELCLALHLTFDFSKDRLIWDTGHQIYPHKLITGRFHEFNTIRRKGGLMGYPHPGESDYDLFMTGHAGASVSTALGLRAGDDLVHPEEGRRSVAVIGDGALPSGVVFEAFNNAAELDKNFLVILNDNKMGICPRVGGLAKYLDHARVAPFYNGLKKDISWLLNKVPFVGEPTKEMLGGIKDAVRNFVHGGRLFEELGFRYIGPVDGHDLKSLREYLEMVKDVKGPVLLHVFTEKGRGFKFAEKDPVAFHTPAPFCRSDDDEEGVQFLKKPASRAYTDAVSDAIHAAMERDARVCVLTAAMCEGNKLQKIRADFPNRFFDVGICEGHAVAFAGGMAKAGMRPIVDIYSTFLQRSYDHIFQEVALQNLPVTFCLDRAGVVGADGPTHHGAYDNTYMRSFPNIVVMAPGDEQDVVPMLDLALSHPGPTSIRYPKTNVATVGRTSTQIELGRSEVYRWGEDGMFVAFGVQFIDCVKAAELLKAEGIDVGVINARFLRPLDTEVIFKAIESSGFVITVEESTLNGGFGSAVLEAANDAGLDTRNVRRVGLPDRFVDVAERAEQLAEVGLDIAGLAKTARALHQARAGVAVGHPS